The following is a genomic window from uncultured Propionivibrio sp..
GGCCGTTCGCAGCCTATCCGCAGGCACTCGCAGATCTTGACCTCGATCTCGCGCTGGCACCGCTCGAACCCTGCCGCTTCAACGAATGCAAGTCGAATCTGAAGCTGCTCGAATACGGCGCACTCGGCTACCCGGTCATCGCCACCAATATCACGCCCTACCAGTGCGCACTGCCGGTAACGCTCGTGCATAACACCACCGCCGCCTGGATACGGACGATCCGCGAGCAACTAGCCGACCGCAACGCACTCGTCCGGCAAGGCGAGGCGCTTCGCGCGGCGATACAGCGCGACTGGATGCTGGAAGACCACCTGGACGACTGGCTCGACGCCTGGACGGCATAACGGGCTGCCGGCGGCAAAGCCGCACCGGCGCGCCGGCAATTCTTGCCGTTCCAGACACCTTTCAAGCAGCGGACTGCTGCCTCTTTGCCGCATCAGCGGCGCCCCGGCCCGAAAAATGACATCTGGCACAGCTTTCGCTTTATCCCCCGCGAGGGTGTTGACTGCATGCCGCAATCAGGCAGTCGCAGCCCGAGACCAATTTGTTTGCGGAGAATGTCATGTCCCAGATCATTCAGACGAATGTCGCGTCACTCAATGCCCAGCGCAACCTCAACCAGTCGTCGCAATCGCTGGCAACCTCGCTGCAGCGTCTCTCTTCCGGCCTGCGCATCAACAGCGCCAAGGACGACGCCGCGGGGCTCGCCATTTCCGAACGGATGACCGGGCAGATCCGCGGCATGAACCAGGCCCGGCGCAACGCCAATGACGGCGTCTCGCTGGCGCAGACCGGCGAAAGCGCCCTCGGCCAGATGGGCAACCTGCTGCAGCGCATCCGCGAACTGGCAGTACAGTCGGCGAATGCCACGAACTCCGCGTCCGACCGACAGGCAATCAACCAGGAAGTGGGGCAACTGACCGCCGAGCTCGACCGCTTCGCCACACAAACCGAATTCAACGGTTCGCGCCTGCTCGACGGCACCTTCGCTTCGGCAACGTTCCAGGTCGGCGCCAACGCCAACCAGACGGTCACCGCAACGACCGCCAACTTCCGCACCTCGAACTACGGCACCAACCAGGTCGGCAGCGCGACCAGCCCGACCTCGACCGGAATCACCGCCGCCGGCGCCGGCCCGAACCCCGGCGCGATAGTCTCAGCCGCCGGCAGTGTCACACTGAAAGGCGCCGCTGGCAGCGGAACAATCACCGCGGCCACCACCGATTCCGCCGCGGCACTGGCCGACAAGATCAATTCGCTGTCGCAGACTGGCATCAAGGCCTCTGCGTACACGCAAACCGTACTCAAGTTCGGGGCAACGGGCTCCTACAGCCTAAATGTCACCGGAACGAACAGCACGCCGACAGCCGTCTCGTTCAGCATTTCGAACACCGGAACGGCGAACGGCCTCGCAGACGCCGTCACCGCCTTCAACGCCCAGTCGTCGAAGACCGGGATCACCGCGATGCTGAACAGCGACAACACCGGCGTGATCCTGACCGCATCGGACGGCAGCAATATCAACCTGGCCGAAGCGACGGGCGCAACCGCCGGCGACATCACCGCATT
Proteins encoded in this region:
- a CDS encoding flagellin, with protein sequence MSQIIQTNVASLNAQRNLNQSSQSLATSLQRLSSGLRINSAKDDAAGLAISERMTGQIRGMNQARRNANDGVSLAQTGESALGQMGNLLQRIRELAVQSANATNSASDRQAINQEVGQLTAELDRFATQTEFNGSRLLDGTFASATFQVGANANQTVTATTANFRTSNYGTNQVGSATSPTSTGITAAGAGPNPGAIVSAAGSVTLKGAAGSGTITAATTDSAAALADKINSLSQTGIKASAYTQTVLKFGATGSYSLNVTGTNSTPTAVSFSISNTGTANGLADAVTAFNAQSSKTGITAMLNSDNTGVILTASDGSNINLAEATGATAGDITAFNLAGTQVGILDIAGAPNAMTIGGQVILDSDKSFSITSDATAAFTDNTFGTTLGTATTLSSTLQSVQTMDVTTTTNANQAIRIVDQALAAVNSQRAAFGALQSRFEATISQLEAGSENLSAARSRVRDADFAAETAELTRAQILQQAGTAMLAQANSLPQTVLKLLQG